The Osmerus eperlanus chromosome 25, fOsmEpe2.1, whole genome shotgun sequence genome contains a region encoding:
- the si:dkey-96l17.6 gene encoding uncharacterized protein si:dkey-96l17.6 isoform X1, translated as MRKKYYNMVEDMKGKIRVFCRIRPASRAEAAQGGAVVVQRLDDYSVTVETARGPREFQFDRVFSTESSQEDIFQDTNRLIQSAIDGYNVCIFAFGQTGSGKTFTMVGDKEQRSPGIMPRAFNAIFDIVQENAGKFDFKVSAYMLELYNDQLQDLLASGPEGRGRRLEIKRNRKGLVFAQGADTRDASSATELFALFQQACANRHISSTKMNVESSRSHLIVGIVVEGRNLTNGSVSCGKLSLVDLAGSERAAKTGAKDHQLKEANSINKSLSALGDVISALSLELPHVPYRNSKLTQIMQDSLGGNAKTLMIANASPSECNVDETLTSLIYATRVKAITNNAQRNLDSKEIAQLKEVIVKLRSGETVEEEDV; from the exons ATGAGGAAGAAGTACTACAACATGGTGGAGGACATGAAAG GTAAAATCCGCGTGTTCTGTCGTATCCGCCCGGCGAGCCGCGCCGAGGCGGCCCAGGGCGGGGCCGTGGTCGTGCAGCGTCTCGACGACTACTCCGTGACCGTGGAAACGGCCCGCGGGCCTCGGGAGTTCCAGTTCGACCGGGTGTTCAGCACGGAGAGCTCACAGGAGGACATATTCCAGGACACCAACAG GCTGATCCAGTCAGCCATAGACGGCTACAACGTGTGTATCTTTGCCTTCGGTCAGACGGGATCAGGGAAGACCTTCACCATGGTGGGGGACAAGGAGCAGAGGAGCCCTGGAATCATGCCCCGTGCCTTCAACGCCATATTTGACATCGTCCAGGAGAACGCCGGCAAGTTTGATTTCAAG GTCTCGGCCTACATGCTGGAGCTGTACAACGACCAGCTGCAGGACCTGCTAGCGAGCGGCCCTGAGGGCCGAGGCAGGCGGCTGGAGATCAAGAGGAACAGAAAGGGGCTTGTGTTTGCCCAGGGAGCCGACACCAGAGACGCCTCCAGCGCCACCGAACTGTTCGCTCTGTTCCAGCAGGCCTGCGCCAACCGCCACATCTCCTCCACCA AGATGAACGTGGAGAGCTCTCGCTCACACCTCATCGTGGGCATCGTGGTGGAGGGCAGGAACCTGACCAATGGGAGCGTGAGCTGCGGAAAACTGAGTCTGGTGGACCTGGCCGGCAGCGAGAGGGCCGCCAAGACCGGCGCCAAGGACCATCAGCTGAAG gaggccAACTCCATCAACAAGTCCCTGAGTGCCCTGGGCGACGTGATCTCGGCTCTGTCCCTGGAGCTGCCCCACGTGCCCTACAGGAACAGCAAGCTGACCCAGATCATGCAGGACTCCCTGGGGGGCAACGCCAAGACCCTCATGATCGCCAACGCCTCGCCCTCCGAGTGCAACGTGGACGagaccctcacctccctcat CTATGCGACGCGAGTGAAGGCCATCACCAACAACGCCCAGAGGAACCTGGACAGCAAGGAGATAGCCCAGCTGAAAGAG gtgaTAGTGAAGCTGCGCTCGGGGGAgaccgtggaggaggaggacgtctGA